One part of the Methylobacterium terrae genome encodes these proteins:
- the rpiB gene encoding ribose 5-phosphate isomerase B — protein MRLVIGSDHAGWMLKGAVIDHVRALGHEVIDVGSFDDQPVDFPDIAREVARKVTSGEADRGLMVCGTGVGASIAANKMKGIRAAVCHDIHSAHQCVEHDDVNVMCIGAQIVGPWLAKDLIASYLQAEFSTDADFRRRVEKLHAMDAEG, from the coding sequence ATGCGGCTCGTGATCGGATCGGACCATGCCGGCTGGATGCTCAAGGGAGCCGTGATCGACCACGTGCGCGCCCTCGGGCACGAGGTCATCGACGTCGGCTCGTTCGACGACCAACCCGTCGACTTCCCCGACATCGCCCGCGAGGTCGCCCGCAAGGTGACCTCGGGCGAGGCGGATCGCGGCCTTATGGTCTGCGGCACCGGAGTCGGCGCCTCGATCGCGGCGAACAAGATGAAGGGCATCCGCGCCGCGGTGTGCCACGACATCCATTCGGCCCATCAATGCGTCGAGCACGACGACGTCAACGTCATGTGCATCGGCGCCCAGATCGTCGGGCCCTGGCTCGCCAAGGACCTGATTGCCTCCTACCTCCAGGCCGAGTTCTCCACCGACGCGGATTTCCGCCGCCGGGTCGAGAAGCTTCACGCCATGGACGCGGAAGGCTGA